A region of the Chlamydia buteonis genome:
TAGCCCTGATATAATCAATTGATGAATGATTTGTTCGAGAGTCCATCCTAAACGGACAAAATCATGAAGAAATGGACTTGCTTTTGTCATTCCTGGAATAGGGTTCATTTCAGAAAGCCAAAAATTTCCTTCATCATCTAAAAAGAAATCAACTCTACATGAACCTTGCCCTTGAATAACACGATAAACACATTCTGTTAACTCCTTTACTCTTATTTTAGATTCTTCAGAGAGATCCAAATCGTATTGTATTTGAGCGCTTGCTCTACCATTTAATCCGTACTTTTCTTCATAACTAATAAATCTTTTCTCACCACAACGTTCATGTGGTTCAGAAATATAGTAACAGCTACTAGAGTCTCCGAGACAAGATACTTCAATTTCGCGAGATCCTAAACGACTTTCTTCAATAAAAATATCTGTATCATACAGGAAAGCTTCAGATATTTTTGCTTTTAGTTCTTCTTCATTATGCACTTCAAAAATTCCGATACTCGATCCCAAATGTGCGGTTTTAACAAACATAGGAAAAGTAAAAGCCTCTGCAATCTTATGCATACATAACTCCGGCGTTCTTTTCCAGGCATGTAAAGTCAATGGCTGATAAGGAACCACGGGGACACCCACAGAAGCTGCAAGACGTTTTGTCATAATCTTATCCATAGTGACTGAGGAAAAGAGCAAAGAGGGCCCGGCATAGGGCTTATTGATAATTTCTAAAAATCCTTGAAGCGTGCCGTCCTCTCCAAAAGGGCCATGTAATATTGGGAGGATAAAATCTAAATGTATAAGAGCCTCTGTTATCTCTGAAGACAAGACGTGATCACCTTTCCCTTCATAATCTTCACATTCAATAGTAGAGACCTTTGACCATAATCCCTGACGATCGATAATAAAGTATTGCACATCGTAGTATTCAGGAGACAAATACCGAACGACATTTCTCGCAGACAATAAAGAAATATCGTGTTCGCAAGACTTCCCTCCACAGACTACTCCAACAGAAAGCTTCTTAGGTTCAAAATCCTTTAAAGCGTTGCCTACGGTATAAATATTTCCAGCTCCTAACGATATACAAACATCATGAACACGTATTTCTTGTTGCAGATATGCGATAATGTTGTCATAAGGAACATAGCTACAATGTACATGAGAGGATAAGGAAATAGTCTCTGCTAATTTCTCAGGAGAAGGTAAATCTAATGAAGTTTCTCCAGAACTGTAGATGTCAGTAAGAATCACCTCATCAGCATCTTGAAAAGCTTTATAAAAATCTTCCAGACAATATTGCAATCTAGAAAATCTATGTGGTTG
Encoded here:
- a CDS encoding bifunctional UDP-N-acetylmuramate--L-alanine ligase/D-alanine--D-alanine ligase encodes the protein MDRKIHYHFIGIGGIGMSALAHILLDRGYSVSGSDLNRGDIVDKLVAKGARYLQGHNKNHIPEDCTIVYGSGITKDNIEYLEAVRKQLPILHRSELLAFLMQEQTSILVSGSHGKTTVSSLITAIFQTAKKDPSYAIGGLNSLSLNGYAGSSEYFIAEADESDGSLKHYLPKVAVVTNLDNEHLSNFEGSKEKLALTIEEFTRKVENPRLCFYNGDCQELKGRISGTSYGFSQDCNLRIHSYYQDGWRSLFSLSFLGKDYLDIDLNLIGKHNIANAAVAIGIALTLGIDEESIREALKNFSGVQRRMERKNTSEKFLFFEDYAHHPSEISCTLRGLRDAVGLRRIVAICQPHRFSRLQYCLEDFYKAFQDADEVILTDIYSSGETSLDLPSPEKLAETISLSSHVHCSYVPYDNIIAYLQQEIRVHDVCISLGAGNIYTVGNALKDFEPKKLSVGVVCGGKSCEHDISLLSARNVVRYLSPEYYDVQYFIIDRQGLWSKVSTIECEDYEGKGDHVLSSEITEALIHLDFILPILHGPFGEDGTLQGFLEIINKPYAGPSLLFSSVTMDKIMTKRLAASVGVPVVPYQPLTLHAWKRTPELCMHKIAEAFTFPMFVKTAHLGSSIGIFEVHNEEELKAKISEAFLYDTDIFIEESRLGSREIEVSCLGDSSSCYYISEPHERCGEKRFISYEEKYGLNGRASAQIQYDLDLSEESKIRVKELTECVYRVIQGQGSCRVDFFLDDEGNFWLSEMNPIPGMTKASPFLHDFVRLGWTLEQIIHQLIISGLHKFDQKKKVGRTLNKQCLLTAKS